Proteins found in one Micromonospora sp. WMMD1082 genomic segment:
- a CDS encoding GntR family transcriptional regulator, with translation MQVNPGAAEFPHRQIAAQLRAQVRRGDWAPGERLPSIPAIAEMFGVAKQTVQRAVDQLRVEGVLITKPGSGTYVRGTRRRLNRLSRGRYGGFRGYHTDLAARYRQQLVSVGRSPAPPEVADAFGVPDGTELLCRRHLVRTEDSPVEVGASWFLPADTAGTSLERAEAFGRPLYQEAEEATGRRYATATDTITARQPSREESETLQIRPDTPVLHLLHVAYDPHRKPIEVAQATWPGPVTTLTEEYPIPAPTQPPTPDPGLILG, from the coding sequence ATGCAGGTCAACCCGGGCGCGGCGGAGTTCCCGCACCGGCAGATCGCCGCGCAGCTGAGGGCCCAGGTCCGGCGCGGCGACTGGGCGCCGGGCGAGCGGCTGCCGTCCATCCCGGCCATCGCCGAGATGTTCGGCGTGGCGAAGCAGACCGTGCAGCGCGCCGTCGACCAGCTGCGGGTCGAGGGAGTCCTGATCACCAAGCCCGGCTCCGGTACGTACGTACGCGGCACCCGGCGGCGGCTCAACCGGCTCTCCCGGGGGCGCTACGGCGGCTTCCGCGGCTACCACACCGACCTGGCGGCCCGGTACCGGCAGCAGCTCGTCTCCGTCGGCCGCTCCCCCGCGCCGCCCGAGGTGGCCGACGCGTTCGGCGTACCCGACGGCACCGAGCTGCTCTGCCGCCGTCATCTGGTCCGCACCGAGGACTCGCCGGTGGAGGTGGGCGCCTCCTGGTTCCTGCCCGCCGACACCGCCGGCACCTCGCTGGAGCGGGCCGAGGCGTTCGGCCGCCCGCTCTACCAGGAGGCCGAGGAGGCCACCGGGCGACGGTACGCCACCGCCACCGACACCATCACCGCCCGCCAACCCAGCCGCGAGGAGTCGGAGACGCTCCAGATCCGGCCGGACACGCCGGTGCTGCACCTGCTGCACGTGGCGTACGACCCGCACCGCAAACCCATCGAGGTCGCCCAGGCCACCTGGCCCGGCCCGGTCACCACCCTCACCGAGGAGTACCCCATCCCCGCCCCCACCCAGCCCCCCACCCCCGACCCCGGCCTGATCCTCGGCTGA
- a CDS encoding TetR/AcrR family transcriptional regulator C-terminal domain-containing protein, which yields MPRSRPLTPPRIAEAALAVGDREGGPAMTMRRIAAELGCDPMALYRHFADREALLDAVADLALADVTAPDPRAGWEERLRHVATAIREAALRHPGAAAHVAARPPLGPHGRRLGAAIFAALLDAGLPRPAAVRAAQALIAYVAAALAMAVRAGQRDARWSQVSQVISALPDSSPGSPPGSLSGSPPDSLPDSLPGEELPVVGSAEQFAYGLGLLLAGIRVEAEAARRNGP from the coding sequence ATGCCCAGGTCGCGACCCTTGACGCCGCCGCGTATCGCAGAAGCGGCCCTCGCGGTCGGCGATCGGGAGGGCGGTCCGGCGATGACGATGCGCCGCATCGCCGCCGAACTCGGCTGCGATCCGATGGCGCTCTACCGCCACTTCGCCGATCGCGAGGCACTCCTGGACGCCGTCGCCGATCTCGCCCTGGCCGACGTCACCGCCCCGGACCCGCGCGCCGGCTGGGAGGAGCGGCTACGCCACGTCGCGACCGCCATCCGCGAGGCCGCGTTACGCCACCCCGGCGCGGCGGCGCACGTGGCCGCCCGGCCACCGCTGGGCCCGCACGGCAGGCGGCTCGGCGCCGCCATCTTCGCGGCCCTGCTCGACGCCGGGCTGCCCCGGCCGGCAGCGGTCAGGGCCGCGCAGGCCCTGATCGCGTACGTCGCCGCGGCGCTCGCCATGGCGGTACGCGCCGGGCAGCGGGACGCACGCTGGAGTCAGGTGAGCCAGGTGATCAGCGCGCTGCCCGACTCATCCCCGGGTTCACCGCCCGGTTCGCTGTCTGGTTCGCCGCCCGACTCCCTGCCCGACTCCCTGCCCGGCGAGGAGTTGCCCGTCGTCGGCTCCGCCGAACAGTTCGCGTACGGCCTCGGCCTGCTCCTCGCCGGCATCCGCGTGGAGGCGGAAGCCGCCCGCCGGAACGGGCCATAG
- a CDS encoding DUF3090 domain-containing protein, whose amino-acid sequence MTHQVHAFEPPERFVAGTVGPPGERTFFLQARGGGRLVSVALEKVQVSLLAEKLEELLTEAQRRFGVELPEAPASVGDNDPLETPVDEEFRVGTLGLAFDADTATVVIEAIAVGEAETEIELGESEEEPDDVDEPDEDLDRLRVRLTPEATREFIERARRVVNAGRPPCPLCGQPLDPAGHLCPRNNGYHR is encoded by the coding sequence ATGACCCACCAGGTGCACGCCTTCGAGCCGCCGGAGCGGTTCGTCGCCGGGACCGTCGGGCCGCCGGGGGAGCGCACGTTCTTCCTCCAGGCGCGCGGCGGCGGCCGGCTGGTCAGCGTCGCACTGGAGAAGGTGCAGGTCTCCCTGCTCGCCGAGAAGCTGGAGGAGCTGCTCACCGAGGCGCAGCGCCGGTTCGGCGTGGAGCTGCCCGAGGCCCCCGCCTCGGTCGGTGACAACGACCCGCTGGAGACGCCGGTCGACGAGGAGTTCCGGGTCGGCACGCTGGGCCTGGCCTTCGACGCCGACACCGCGACCGTGGTGATCGAGGCGATCGCGGTCGGCGAGGCGGAGACCGAGATCGAGCTCGGCGAGTCGGAGGAGGAGCCCGACGACGTCGACGAGCCCGACGAGGATCTCGACCGACTCCGGGTCCGACTGACCCCCGAGGCGACGCGTGAGTTCATCGAGCGGGCCCGGCGGGTGGTCAACGCCGGCCGGCCGCCCTGCCCGCTCTGCGGCCAGCCGCTCGACCCGGCCGGCCACCTCTGCCCGCGGAACAACGGCTACCACCGGTGA
- a CDS encoding SCO1664 family protein — MTSSGLAPRKDGGAALRLLRDGELAVEGRLVDASNTTLRGVLTLGGASARCVYKPVRGERPLWDFPDGTLAGREVAAYLVSVATGWDLVPPTVLRDGPFGPGSCQLWIDEPADAAPLVEFVPADAVPPRWFPVAAARDDDGTPYALAHADDPRLARLAVLDAVINNADRKGGHVLLGPDDRIHGVDHGVSFHVEEKLRTVLWGWAGRRLPADALDALGRLAGQVTGPLGEELAEHLTLGEIAELAARIDRLCERGRFPQPSPDWPAIPWPPI; from the coding sequence GTGACCTCGTCCGGCCTGGCACCTCGCAAGGACGGGGGTGCCGCGCTGCGTCTGTTGCGCGACGGTGAGCTGGCCGTCGAGGGTCGGCTGGTGGACGCCTCGAACACGACCCTGCGTGGCGTGCTGACGCTGGGCGGGGCCTCGGCGCGGTGCGTCTACAAGCCGGTGCGCGGTGAGCGGCCGTTGTGGGACTTCCCGGACGGCACGCTGGCCGGCCGCGAGGTCGCCGCCTACCTGGTCTCCGTGGCCACCGGCTGGGACCTGGTGCCGCCGACGGTGCTGCGCGACGGCCCGTTCGGCCCGGGCTCGTGCCAGCTGTGGATCGACGAGCCGGCCGACGCCGCACCGCTGGTCGAGTTCGTGCCGGCCGACGCCGTACCGCCCCGGTGGTTTCCGGTCGCGGCGGCCCGCGACGACGACGGCACCCCGTACGCCCTGGCGCACGCCGACGACCCGCGGCTGGCCCGGCTCGCGGTGCTCGACGCGGTGATCAACAACGCGGACCGCAAGGGCGGCCACGTCCTGCTCGGCCCGGACGACCGGATCCACGGTGTCGACCACGGGGTGAGCTTCCACGTGGAGGAGAAGCTGCGGACGGTCCTGTGGGGTTGGGCCGGACGGCGGCTGCCGGCGGACGCGCTCGACGCGCTCGGCCGCCTGGCCGGCCAGGTCACAGGCCCGCTCGGCGAGGAACTGGCCGAGCACCTGACCCTCGGCGAGATCGCCGAACTGGCGGCCCGGATCGACCGGCTGTGCGAGCGGGGCCGGTTCCCGCAGCCCTCCCCGGACTGGCCGGCGATCCCGTGGCCGCCGATCTGA
- a CDS encoding PAC2 family protein, producing the protein MTEFDGLPVLRSPVAIAAFEGWNDAADASTAAVEHLEQVWEARPITELDPEDFYDFQVSRPTIAMSDGATRRVEWPTTRFTVASPAGTERDVVLIRGIEPSMRWRTFCEQVLEICHSLEVERVVLLGALLADVPYTRPLPISGSASDADAARRYQLTPTRYDGPTGIVGVLHDACTRAEVDAVSFWVHVPHYANNPPCPKATLALLHRVEEVLDLPVPMADLAEEAAEWEQRVRSAAEQDAELGEYVRELEERVGDAGITPLTGDEIAQEFEKYLRRRGGSAGPTAGSW; encoded by the coding sequence GTGACCGAGTTCGACGGGCTGCCGGTGCTGCGGTCTCCGGTGGCCATCGCCGCCTTCGAGGGGTGGAACGACGCGGCCGACGCCTCGACCGCGGCCGTCGAGCACCTGGAACAGGTGTGGGAGGCCCGTCCCATCACCGAGTTGGACCCGGAGGACTTCTACGACTTCCAGGTCAGCCGGCCCACCATCGCCATGTCCGACGGCGCCACCCGGCGGGTGGAGTGGCCCACGACCCGGTTCACCGTCGCCAGTCCCGCCGGCACCGAGCGGGACGTGGTGCTGATTCGCGGCATCGAGCCGAGCATGCGCTGGCGTACCTTCTGTGAGCAGGTGCTCGAGATCTGCCACAGCCTGGAGGTCGAGCGGGTGGTCCTGCTCGGCGCGTTGCTCGCCGACGTGCCGTACACTCGGCCGCTGCCGATCAGCGGCAGCGCCTCCGACGCCGACGCCGCGCGCCGCTACCAGCTCACCCCGACCCGCTACGACGGGCCGACCGGCATCGTCGGTGTGCTGCACGACGCCTGCACCCGCGCCGAGGTCGACGCCGTCTCCTTCTGGGTGCACGTCCCGCACTACGCCAACAACCCGCCCTGCCCGAAGGCGACCCTCGCCCTGCTGCACCGGGTCGAGGAGGTGCTCGACCTGCCGGTGCCCATGGCCGACCTGGCCGAGGAGGCGGCCGAGTGGGAGCAGCGGGTCCGCAGCGCCGCCGAGCAGGACGCCGAGCTGGGCGAGTACGTCCGCGAGCTGGAGGAACGCGTCGGCGACGCCGGGATCACCCCGTTGACCGGGGACGAGATCGCCCAGGAGTTCGAGAAGTACCTCCGCCGCCGGGGCGGGTCCGCCGGCCCGACCGCCGGTTCCTGGTAA
- the mshC gene encoding cysteine--1-D-myo-inosityl 2-amino-2-deoxy-alpha-D-glucopyranoside ligase, which yields MDSWVGHEVPRLPGRGAPLRLFDSARQGVHPTDPDGPATMYVCGITPYDATHLGHAATMIAFDLVQRMWRDAGHEVRYVQNVTDIDDPLLERAARDREDWKVLAMRETALFREDMEALRIIPPAHYVGAVESIPDIVEKVLVLLKDGAAYRLEDGTGDVYFDISAAPRFGYESQLPRARMRELSAERGGDPDRAGKRDPLDPLLWRGARDGEPSWPGGDLGPGRPGWHIECAVIALGLLGATVDVQGGGNDLLFPHHECSAAHVERLTGVAPFAGHYVHAGMIGLDGEKMSKSRGNLVFVSRLRADKVDPMAVRLALLSGHYRADRSWTDDLLVTAEQRLDRWRRAAAAPAGPSGEAFLAGVRERLADDLDSPGALRLADEWAERTLAGTADDPTAPPLFATTLDALLGITL from the coding sequence ATGGACTCTTGGGTGGGGCACGAGGTGCCGCGGCTGCCGGGCAGGGGCGCGCCGCTGAGGTTGTTCGACTCGGCGCGCCAGGGCGTGCACCCGACCGATCCGGATGGTCCGGCCACCATGTACGTCTGCGGCATCACCCCGTACGACGCCACCCACCTCGGGCACGCCGCCACCATGATCGCCTTCGACCTGGTGCAGCGGATGTGGCGCGACGCGGGCCACGAGGTCCGGTACGTGCAGAACGTCACCGACATCGACGACCCGCTGCTGGAACGGGCCGCGCGCGACCGGGAGGACTGGAAGGTCCTGGCGATGCGGGAGACGGCACTGTTCCGCGAGGACATGGAGGCGCTGCGGATCATCCCACCGGCACACTACGTCGGCGCCGTCGAGTCGATCCCGGACATCGTCGAGAAGGTGCTGGTGCTGCTCAAGGACGGTGCCGCGTACCGCCTGGAGGACGGGACGGGCGACGTCTACTTCGACATCTCGGCCGCGCCGCGGTTCGGCTACGAGTCCCAGCTCCCGCGTGCCCGGATGCGGGAGCTCTCCGCCGAGCGCGGTGGCGACCCGGACCGGGCCGGCAAGCGCGACCCGTTGGATCCGCTGCTGTGGCGCGGCGCCCGGGACGGCGAACCGTCCTGGCCCGGTGGTGACCTCGGGCCGGGTCGGCCGGGGTGGCACATCGAGTGCGCGGTGATCGCCCTCGGTCTGCTCGGCGCCACCGTCGACGTGCAGGGCGGCGGCAACGACCTGCTCTTCCCGCACCACGAGTGCTCCGCCGCGCACGTGGAGCGGCTGACCGGCGTGGCGCCGTTCGCCGGCCACTACGTGCACGCCGGCATGATCGGGCTGGACGGCGAGAAGATGTCCAAGTCCCGTGGCAACCTGGTCTTCGTCTCCCGGCTGCGCGCCGACAAGGTGGACCCGATGGCGGTCCGGTTGGCGCTGCTCTCCGGGCACTACCGCGCCGACCGGTCGTGGACCGACGACCTGCTGGTCACCGCGGAGCAGCGGCTGGACCGCTGGCGCCGGGCCGCCGCCGCGCCCGCCGGGCCGTCCGGGGAGGCGTTCCTGGCCGGCGTACGCGAGCGCCTCGCCGACGACCTGGACTCGCCCGGTGCCCTGCGGCTGGCCGACGAGTGGGCCGAGCGCACCCTCGCCGGCACCGCCGACGACCCCACCGCCCCACCCCTCTTCGCCACCACCCTGGACGCCCTCCTAGGCATCACCCTCTAA
- the metH gene encoding methionine synthase, whose product MRTSLLDALADRILIADGAMGTMLQAADLTLDDFDGLEGCNEILNVTRPEVVRGVHEAYLAAGADCVETNTFGANLANLAEYDIQHRIRELSEAGARIAREAADAYGTPERPRFVLGSIGPGTKLPTLGHAAYATLRDAYRENAAGLIEGGADALIIETCQDLLQVKAAVVGAHRAMAELGRKVPLICHVTVETTGTMLLGSEIGAALTAIEPLGVDLIGLNCATGPAEMSEHLRYLSQHARVPLSVMPNAGLPQLTADGAVYPLTPVELADALERFVTDYGVALIGGCCGTTPEHIALLAERLHGARAGAREPRTDPGVSSIYHHVPFAQDASVLMVGERTNANGSKAFRDAMLAADWQSCVEIARSQARDGSHLLDLCVDYVGRDGGTDMRELAGRFATASTLPIMLDSTEPAVVEAGLEMLGGRCVVNSVNFEDGDGPDSRYARVMPVVAEHGAAVVALLIDEEGQARTAEWKVRVAERLIGDLTGRWGMRRSDILIDALTFPIATGQEETRRDGIETIEAIREIARRWPGVNFTLGISNVSFGLNPAARQVLNSVFLHECVQAGLTSAIVHASKILPMSKIPDEPREIALDLIYDRRRDGYDPVQRFIEVFEGVDAASARATRAEELAALPLHERLKRRIVDGERNGLEADLEAAMAAGTAPLAIINDILLDGMKVVGELFGSGQMQLPFVLQSAEVMKTAVAYLEPHMEKADDGGKGRIVLATVKGDVHDIGKNLVDIILSNNGYEVVNIGIKQPISAILDAAEQHRADAIGMSGLLVKSTVIMKENLAEMATRGVAERWPVLLGGAALTRAYVEDDLRSTFPGQVHYARDAFEGLSLMDRVMTAKRGGAPVVDAEREAALAARRARRERQRAVVAESLPELHDASVRSDVAVDVPVPSAPFFGTRVIKGVPLADYAALLDERATFMGQWGLRGARGGKGPSYEELVETEGRPRLRYWLDRLIADQVLEAAVVYGYFPAYSEGNDLVVLDENGNAERARFSFPRQRQERRLCLADFFRPRGEELDVVALQLVTVGQPVSEYAAKLFARNEYRDYLEVHGLSVQLTEALAEYWHHRVRAELRLPDGRTVADDDPADLAGLLRTDYRGCRYAFGYPACPDLEDRAKIVELLGADRIGVELSEEFQLMPEQATDAIVVHHPEASYFNAK is encoded by the coding sequence GTGCGGACTTCGTTGCTCGATGCGCTGGCAGACCGGATCCTCATCGCCGACGGGGCGATGGGGACGATGCTCCAGGCCGCCGACCTGACCCTGGACGACTTCGACGGCCTTGAGGGCTGCAACGAGATCCTCAACGTCACCCGGCCCGAGGTCGTCCGCGGGGTGCACGAGGCGTACCTGGCGGCCGGCGCGGACTGCGTGGAGACAAACACCTTCGGCGCGAACCTCGCCAACCTGGCCGAGTACGACATCCAGCACCGGATCCGGGAGCTGTCCGAGGCCGGTGCCCGGATCGCCCGGGAGGCCGCCGACGCGTACGGCACGCCGGAGCGGCCCCGGTTCGTGCTCGGCTCGATCGGCCCCGGCACCAAGCTGCCCACGCTCGGCCACGCCGCGTACGCCACGCTGCGCGACGCGTACCGGGAGAACGCCGCGGGCCTGATCGAGGGCGGTGCGGACGCGCTGATCATCGAGACCTGCCAGGATCTGCTCCAGGTCAAGGCCGCCGTGGTCGGTGCGCACCGGGCGATGGCGGAGCTGGGCCGGAAGGTCCCGCTGATCTGCCACGTCACCGTCGAGACGACCGGCACCATGCTGCTGGGCAGCGAGATCGGTGCCGCGTTGACCGCGATCGAGCCGCTCGGCGTCGACCTCATCGGGCTGAACTGCGCCACCGGGCCGGCGGAGATGAGCGAGCACCTGCGCTACCTCTCCCAACACGCCCGGGTGCCGCTGTCGGTGATGCCCAACGCGGGCCTGCCGCAGCTCACCGCCGACGGCGCGGTCTACCCGCTGACCCCGGTGGAGCTGGCCGACGCGCTGGAGCGCTTCGTCACCGACTACGGCGTGGCGCTGATCGGTGGCTGTTGCGGCACCACCCCGGAACACATCGCGCTGCTCGCCGAGCGGTTGCACGGCGCGCGGGCGGGTGCCCGGGAGCCCCGCACCGACCCGGGTGTCTCCTCGATCTACCATCACGTGCCGTTCGCCCAGGATGCCAGCGTGCTGATGGTGGGGGAGCGGACCAACGCCAACGGTTCGAAGGCGTTCCGGGACGCGATGCTCGCCGCCGACTGGCAGTCCTGCGTGGAGATCGCCCGCAGCCAGGCCCGCGACGGCTCGCACCTGCTGGATCTCTGCGTCGACTACGTCGGCCGCGACGGCGGCACCGACATGCGCGAGCTGGCCGGCCGGTTCGCCACCGCCTCGACCCTGCCGATCATGTTGGACTCGACCGAGCCCGCGGTGGTCGAGGCCGGGTTGGAGATGCTCGGCGGGCGGTGCGTGGTCAACTCGGTGAACTTCGAGGACGGCGACGGGCCGGACTCCCGCTACGCCCGGGTGATGCCGGTGGTCGCCGAGCACGGCGCCGCCGTGGTCGCGCTGCTCATCGACGAGGAGGGCCAGGCCCGTACGGCGGAATGGAAGGTACGCGTCGCCGAGCGGCTGATCGGCGACCTCACCGGCCGGTGGGGGATGCGCCGGTCCGACATCCTCATCGACGCGCTGACCTTCCCGATCGCCACCGGGCAGGAGGAGACCCGCCGCGACGGCATCGAGACCATCGAGGCGATCCGGGAGATCGCCCGCCGCTGGCCGGGCGTGAACTTCACCCTGGGCATCTCGAACGTCTCCTTCGGGCTGAACCCGGCCGCCCGGCAGGTGCTCAACTCGGTCTTCCTGCACGAGTGCGTGCAGGCCGGGCTGACCTCGGCGATCGTGCACGCCAGCAAGATCCTGCCGATGTCGAAGATCCCGGACGAGCCGCGGGAGATCGCGCTCGACCTGATCTACGACCGCCGCCGCGACGGCTACGACCCGGTGCAGCGGTTCATCGAGGTCTTCGAGGGCGTCGACGCCGCCTCGGCGCGGGCCACCCGGGCCGAGGAGCTGGCCGCGCTGCCGCTCCACGAGCGGCTCAAGCGGCGGATCGTCGACGGCGAACGCAACGGCCTGGAGGCCGACCTGGAGGCGGCGATGGCCGCCGGCACGGCACCGCTGGCGATCATAAACGACATCCTGCTGGACGGCATGAAGGTCGTCGGTGAGCTGTTCGGCTCCGGGCAGATGCAGCTGCCGTTCGTGCTCCAGTCGGCCGAGGTGATGAAGACCGCGGTGGCGTACCTCGAACCGCACATGGAGAAGGCCGACGACGGCGGCAAGGGCAGAATCGTGCTCGCCACGGTCAAGGGTGACGTGCACGACATCGGCAAGAACCTGGTCGACATCATCCTGTCCAACAACGGCTACGAGGTGGTGAACATCGGCATCAAGCAGCCGATCTCCGCCATCCTCGACGCCGCCGAGCAGCACCGCGCCGACGCCATCGGCATGTCCGGCCTGCTGGTCAAGAGCACGGTCATCATGAAGGAGAACCTCGCCGAGATGGCCACGCGCGGGGTCGCGGAACGCTGGCCGGTCCTGCTCGGGGGCGCCGCGCTGACCCGGGCGTACGTCGAGGACGACCTGCGGTCGACGTTCCCCGGCCAGGTGCACTACGCCCGCGACGCCTTCGAGGGGCTGTCCCTGATGGACCGGGTGATGACCGCCAAGCGCGGCGGCGCACCGGTGGTCGACGCCGAGCGGGAGGCGGCCCTGGCGGCCCGGCGGGCCCGCCGGGAGCGGCAGCGTGCGGTGGTCGCCGAGTCGCTGCCGGAGCTGCACGACGCCTCGGTGCGCTCCGACGTGGCGGTGGACGTGCCGGTGCCGTCCGCGCCGTTCTTCGGCACCCGGGTGATCAAGGGGGTGCCGCTGGCCGACTACGCGGCACTGCTGGACGAGCGGGCCACCTTCATGGGGCAGTGGGGCCTGCGCGGTGCGCGCGGCGGCAAGGGCCCGTCCTACGAGGAACTGGTCGAGACCGAGGGCCGGCCGCGGTTGCGCTACTGGCTGGACCGCCTGATCGCCGACCAGGTGCTGGAGGCGGCCGTGGTGTACGGCTACTTCCCGGCGTACTCGGAGGGCAACGACCTGGTGGTGCTGGACGAGAACGGGAACGCCGAACGGGCCCGGTTCTCCTTCCCCCGGCAGCGGCAGGAGCGGCGGCTCTGCCTGGCCGACTTCTTCCGCCCGCGCGGCGAGGAGCTGGATGTGGTGGCGTTGCAGCTGGTCACCGTCGGCCAGCCGGTCAGCGAGTACGCGGCCAAGCTGTTCGCCCGCAACGAGTACCGCGACTACCTGGAGGTGCACGGGCTCTCCGTGCAGCTCACCGAGGCGCTCGCCGAGTACTGGCACCATCGGGTACGAGCCGAGCTGCGGCTGCCCGACGGCCGTACCGTCGCCGACGACGACCCGGCGGATCTGGCCGGCCTGCTGCGCACCGACTACCGGGGCTGCCGGTACGCGTTCGGCTATCCGGCCTGCCCCGACCTGGAGGACCGGGCGAAGATCGTGGAACTGCTCGGCGCCGACCGGATCGGGGTGGAGCTGTCGGAGGAGTTCCAGCTCATGCCCGAGCAGGCCACCGACGCCATCGTCGTCCACCACCCCGAGGCCAGCTACTTCAACGCCAAGTAG
- a CDS encoding PadR family transcriptional regulator, producing the protein MESESWPAEWLRGVLGVCVLRVLLDGPTYGYAISTRLESAGLGPLKGGTLYPLLNRLEQAGWVGVEWRPGEGGPGRKYFALTESGRREAHAQVRRWARFAQITTTLTSADGTANVLGEPVRAQEG; encoded by the coding sequence GTGGAGAGCGAATCCTGGCCGGCGGAGTGGCTGCGGGGGGTGCTCGGGGTGTGCGTCCTGCGGGTCCTGCTGGACGGCCCGACCTACGGCTACGCCATCTCGACGCGGCTGGAGTCGGCCGGCCTGGGGCCACTCAAGGGCGGGACGCTCTATCCACTGCTCAACCGGCTGGAACAGGCCGGGTGGGTGGGGGTCGAGTGGCGTCCCGGTGAGGGTGGGCCGGGCCGCAAGTACTTCGCCCTGACCGAGTCGGGTCGGCGTGAGGCGCACGCTCAGGTGCGGCGCTGGGCCCGGTTCGCCCAGATCACCACCACGCTGACCAGTGCCGACGGCACCGCGAACGTCCTCGGTGAGCCCGTCAGGGCGCAGGAAGGATGA